Proteins from a single region of Acidimicrobiia bacterium:
- a CDS encoding CUAEP/CCAEP-tail radical SAM protein: protein MTTVRVLLVATYELGQQPANLARPATRLREQGHDVRVLDTSVDPWDPALAEWADRVAFSVPMHTATRLARELAMTIAKPTCCYGLYAGMCDDVTDRVIAGEYDDALVAWVEGEPAGTPVQLGRVAPALPARELLPPLDRYVRLAVGNEMRLVGSVEASRGCAHRCRHCPVPVVYDGRVRLVADDAVLADIEQVVDAGAQHITFGDPDFLNAPHHSMRVVRAMHERFPQLTFDCTTKVEHVLRHADLLPELRDAGCLFVVSAFESLNNDTLERLDKGHTAADEAQAVELLRAHGIDVRPSFLPFTPWTTRADIAALLDFVYDNELVGSVDPVQYTIRLLLPEGSLLLGHPDLAPRLGPWDPARLTYEWTPADSGMDELQRKLAALVEESVERAEPITDTYARVRDTVGIPPVSLVGCVTDRPRLTESWFCCAEPTDTQLKAVTR from the coding sequence GTGACCACTGTGCGCGTGCTCCTCGTCGCCACCTACGAGCTCGGTCAGCAACCGGCCAACCTCGCGAGGCCCGCGACGCGCCTGCGCGAACAGGGCCACGACGTGCGCGTGCTCGACACGTCGGTCGATCCGTGGGACCCCGCGCTCGCCGAGTGGGCCGATCGGGTCGCGTTCTCGGTGCCGATGCACACCGCCACCCGCCTGGCCCGAGAGCTCGCGATGACCATCGCCAAGCCCACCTGTTGCTACGGCCTCTACGCCGGCATGTGCGACGACGTGACCGACCGTGTGATCGCGGGTGAATACGACGACGCGCTCGTGGCGTGGGTCGAAGGCGAGCCCGCCGGTACGCCGGTGCAGCTCGGCCGAGTCGCTCCCGCGCTGCCGGCACGCGAACTGCTCCCGCCGCTCGACCGCTACGTGCGGCTCGCAGTCGGCAACGAGATGCGGCTCGTCGGCTCCGTGGAGGCGAGCCGCGGTTGCGCGCACCGCTGCCGCCATTGCCCGGTACCGGTCGTCTACGACGGCCGGGTTCGCCTCGTCGCCGACGACGCCGTGCTCGCCGACATCGAGCAGGTGGTCGATGCAGGCGCGCAGCACATCACCTTCGGCGACCCCGACTTCCTCAACGCGCCGCACCACTCCATGCGCGTGGTGCGCGCCATGCACGAGCGGTTCCCGCAGCTCACGTTCGACTGCACCACCAAAGTCGAACACGTGCTGCGGCACGCTGATCTCCTACCCGAGCTCCGCGATGCCGGATGTCTCTTCGTGGTCTCCGCGTTCGAGTCGCTGAACAACGACACCCTCGAGCGGCTCGACAAGGGTCACACTGCGGCCGACGAGGCACAGGCAGTCGAGCTGCTGCGCGCGCACGGCATCGACGTCCGGCCGTCGTTCCTGCCCTTCACGCCGTGGACAACGCGCGCCGACATCGCAGCTCTCCTCGACTTCGTGTACGACAACGAGCTGGTCGGCAGCGTCGATCCAGTGCAGTACACGATCCGGCTGCTGCTTCCCGAGGGCTCGCTCCTACTTGGTCACCCCGACCTCGCGCCCCGGCTCGGCCCGTGGGATCCGGCGCGGCTCACCTACGAGTGGACGCCCGCGGATTCCGGCATGGACGAGCTGCAGCGCAAACTCGCGGCACTCGTCGAGGAGAGCGTCGAGCGCGCCGAGCCGATCACCGATACATACGCGCGTGTGCGCGACACGGTTGGGATCCCTCCGGTCAGCCTGGTGGGCTGCGTCACCGATCGGCCCCGCCTCACCGAGAGCTGGTTCTGCTGCGCGGAACCCACCGATACTCAACTGAAGGCAGTCACCCGATGA
- a CDS encoding metalloregulator ArsR/SmtB family transcription factor: MTDVRITPARQRVLEILKLEEPATAAGLAAELGLTEAAVRQHLAALEAEGIVAANATAAERPGRPAARWSVTDDGHRLFPDRHGELTVQLVDAIRDALGEDGLTRVIDARTDEQLRTYREVLRASGSSLRPRVVALAAQRTAEGYMAEVVDDDGGYLLIEHHCPICDAAKSCLGFCSAELRLFGKALGDDVTVERTEHLLADGRRCTYRIRPGSIRRGA; this comes from the coding sequence GTGACCGACGTCCGCATCACCCCGGCGCGCCAACGGGTGCTCGAGATCCTCAAGCTCGAGGAGCCCGCCACCGCAGCCGGACTCGCGGCGGAACTCGGCCTCACCGAAGCCGCGGTACGTCAGCACCTTGCCGCGCTCGAGGCCGAGGGCATCGTCGCCGCCAACGCCACTGCGGCCGAACGGCCGGGGCGGCCAGCGGCGCGGTGGTCGGTCACCGACGACGGCCATCGCCTGTTCCCCGATCGCCACGGCGAGCTCACCGTGCAGCTCGTCGACGCGATCCGCGACGCACTCGGCGAGGACGGGCTCACGCGTGTGATCGACGCCCGGACCGACGAGCAGCTCCGCACGTACCGCGAGGTGCTGCGCGCTTCAGGATCGTCGTTGCGGCCGCGCGTCGTCGCGCTCGCCGCGCAGCGCACCGCGGAGGGCTACATGGCCGAGGTCGTCGACGACGACGGCGGATACCTTCTGATCGAACACCACTGCCCGATCTGCGACGCCGCGAAGTCGTGCCTCGGGTTCTGCAGCGCCGAGCTGCGGTTGTTCGGCAAGGCGCTCGGCGACGACGTCACCGTCGAGCGAACCGAGCACCTCCTCGCCGACGGGCGCCGCTGTACGTATCGCATCCGCCCGGGCAGCATCCGACGCGGAGCGTGA
- a CDS encoding Rieske (2Fe-2S) protein, translating to MSVHAGSLEELRKTGRLLTKVGSWPVVVFWDEDRAYAIEDRCPHMGFPLHQGTVECGLVTCHWHNARFDLASGCTLDPFADDARGFDVTIDGDDVLVDARDTGDPVRHLRRRLEQGLEDGLTLVMAKSVLGLLEAGVPPSDIVRVGLDFGTRYRAGGWGAGLTVLVAMANLLPHLDEADRALALTHGLVFVSRDTSNQPPRFALDPLDDGVDSTRLGEWYRRFVETRSSDAAERSLATAIASAAGDEVEEMMFAAVTDHVFIDGGHTIDFTNKAFEALGYVGPDAAATVLPTLVRETAAASRSEEGSEWRHPHNLATLVQRANERLPQAWAEGEAQRGESGDHDVADLGWELLTDDPDAVVDALLSSMARGATAEQLGRALAFAASLRIVRFHTQNDHGDWNAVHHAFTAANGLHQALRRNPTPELLRGLVHGALRVYLDRFLNVPAARLPTGMSTGTEGDLAELEACWDVQGGVNEAGGIAYGYLKAGGDPAGLIATLGHALLREDCGFHWYQVMEAGVRQYEAWPRGSEEGILVLTALARFLAAHTPTRREMSRVVDIAARLRRGEELYEESSTSSAA from the coding sequence ATGAGCGTGCACGCGGGATCGCTGGAGGAGCTCCGCAAGACCGGGCGGCTCCTCACGAAGGTCGGCTCCTGGCCGGTGGTGGTGTTCTGGGACGAAGACCGCGCGTACGCGATCGAGGACCGGTGCCCGCACATGGGATTCCCCTTGCACCAGGGCACGGTCGAGTGCGGGCTCGTCACCTGTCACTGGCACAACGCGCGTTTCGATCTCGCGAGTGGCTGCACGCTCGATCCGTTCGCCGACGACGCACGCGGCTTCGATGTCACCATCGACGGTGACGACGTCCTCGTCGACGCTCGCGACACCGGCGATCCCGTACGGCACCTTCGCCGCCGGTTGGAGCAGGGTCTCGAAGACGGCCTCACGCTGGTGATGGCGAAGTCCGTCCTCGGTCTCCTCGAAGCCGGTGTTCCACCGTCCGACATCGTGCGCGTCGGGCTCGACTTCGGCACGCGGTACCGCGCGGGCGGCTGGGGTGCGGGGCTCACAGTGCTGGTCGCGATGGCCAACCTGCTCCCGCATCTCGACGAGGCCGACCGTGCGCTCGCGCTCACGCACGGCCTCGTGTTCGTGTCGCGCGACACGAGCAACCAGCCGCCGCGCTTCGCGCTCGACCCGCTCGACGACGGCGTCGACTCGACGCGCCTCGGCGAGTGGTACCGCCGGTTCGTGGAGACCCGGTCGTCCGACGCGGCGGAGCGTTCGCTCGCCACCGCGATCGCGTCGGCGGCGGGCGACGAGGTCGAGGAGATGATGTTCGCCGCCGTTACCGACCACGTGTTCATCGACGGCGGGCACACGATCGACTTCACGAACAAGGCGTTCGAGGCGCTCGGCTACGTCGGTCCCGACGCGGCAGCGACGGTGCTGCCCACGCTCGTGCGTGAGACCGCCGCGGCATCCCGCTCCGAGGAGGGGAGCGAGTGGCGCCACCCCCACAACCTCGCGACGCTCGTGCAACGTGCGAACGAGCGCCTGCCGCAGGCCTGGGCCGAGGGTGAGGCGCAGCGCGGCGAGTCGGGCGACCATGACGTCGCCGACCTCGGGTGGGAGCTCCTCACCGACGACCCCGACGCCGTGGTCGACGCGCTCTTGAGCTCGATGGCGCGCGGTGCCACCGCCGAGCAACTCGGGCGTGCGCTCGCGTTCGCCGCTTCACTGCGCATCGTGCGCTTCCACACCCAGAACGACCACGGCGATTGGAACGCCGTGCACCACGCGTTCACCGCCGCGAACGGGTTGCACCAGGCGCTGCGACGCAACCCAACGCCGGAGCTCCTGCGCGGCCTGGTGCACGGCGCGCTGCGCGTCTACCTCGACCGGTTCCTCAACGTTCCGGCGGCGCGCCTTCCGACCGGCATGTCCACCGGCACCGAGGGCGACCTCGCCGAGCTCGAGGCGTGCTGGGATGTCCAGGGCGGTGTCAACGAAGCCGGCGGGATCGCCTATGGCTACCTGAAGGCGGGCGGTGACCCCGCAGGGCTCATCGCAACTCTGGGACACGCGCTGCTGCGCGAAGACTGCGGCTTCCACTGGTACCAGGTGATGGAGGCGGGGGTTCGACAGTACGAGGCGTGGCCGCGCGGGTCGGAGGAAGGGATCCTCGTGCTCACCGCGCTCGCGCGGTTCCTCGCGGCGCACACGCCGACACGGCGTGAGATGTCGCGTGTCGTCGACATCGCGGCGCGGCTGCGCCGCGGTGAGGAGCTCTACGAGGAGAGCTCCACGTCGAGCGCGGCGTAA